The DNA region gacgatcagcagatcgtcttgccacgaacagcggtttcggttttgaaccgaaaaaccgtgcagccctaatgTGCAGCATCAGCAAGGTTTACTTAAAGTCAATTCATCACATTTATCTGATTGCTTGGGCGTTTATTTgctgaaaattgtaccattagtgggtaCTTTTatagtacatacacacatacaattttgactgGCGACTTCCAGTTCGAGAGAGGTCCAAtaaattttaaagtaaacctgagatgggtgtTTTggggttatttatacttacctggggcttcctccagccccattagatGCATGGGATCCCTAACATCTTCTATGTTAAGTAACACCCCCCCCCAGTAATCTAAGCAGAcacgctcttctgcgcatgcgcagctcagCCGAGCTCTTCTGGGCATGCACAGCTAAGCCCTGCACGTACCCCACGTTGCGCTCccgcagccaggagcattctgcagctGCACAGTAGTACTAAGCAGGTAAAGAACGCAGACGGGAGCGCGGAGGGGCTTGCATGCGGCCGGGCATGCAAATGGACGGATTACTGTGTAGATTTCCTAGAGAACGGAGCGGCTTGAGAGGCGGGACCTCATGCacctaatggggctggaggattcaccaggtaagtataaataacacaacgcccatctcaggtacacttttttaAATACAAGGAACAGAttgcaggtaagctctcatactacatgaagtgtAGTTCTAAACacaaaaaaatactgtatatatcctGTATAAAAGGCTGAGGCTAGGGAGATAATACTCATTAGGACACACGTAGTAGTAGTAGACCTAACacactacaatacaatacaataacatttctatagcgcttttctcccataggactcaaagcgcttaggctctctcagattcagtaattagtaggatgaagtattcacacaacaaaagttatatttctgcaaatgccaaactgaacaggtgggttttcagtctggatttaaacacgtccactacactacactacagacaCCACCCTCCTCCTGACAACAGCACAAGTGTTTACTACGCTTACACACGGTGGCCAGCTATGCAGTCACGTCCTCTTATCCCATTACTTCCACATACCTCTACCCCAGTCTGCCATCTTCCTTTACTTCCGCTTACTGAGCTGGCAGGATCTACACCGTCACCAACCCGTCCCCTTCATGTCAGCCTGAGCCTATGGAGCGCAAGCACACGCTGGACAATGGGCGGAGCCATGTGCCCAAAACATGAAGGCACACTTTACGTGCCAGTGTTGCGCTTATTCTTGCTGCGTTGCCAGCTTGCGCGCTTACGTCATATATGAGCTGAGGGTCGCACAGCCTCTCAGGGAAGTTTCtgtcaaacagaaaaaaaagatgcATCTGCCCacatcaaaaatgtcagtcttatTTACGTGAacagcaataggctccgcccgcaGAGTGAATCACGTGGCTAGAGATAATTGTTGTCATAGCAACAAGCATAGCCGGATGATGGCGAAGGCGTAGAGAGCGGGCCTTGGATACAGGATTCATTCTCTCTGTCCGTGTGTataacttcttcttcttctgtctgCATGCTGATGTAATAACTCCTATTTATTGATGTGATCGCCCTTTCCCCTCAGTATGCATCTATGCATCGCATAGATTGTGACTGTACAACCACTAGTACCAGCTGCCTGCCACTGTGCTAGAGCTTGTAGTGCCAGAGTAGCTGTAGAGTAATAAAGTGTATTGCTTTATGATAccatgagagcagtttcggtagaTGTGCAGCAGTAACTCAACTTCCCAAAATTAATAGAACCATTGTATATACAATGCCATAGCCCTGTACTCTGAAGTTGAAAAACCCTGACTTCGACAAGTGTTgctttaggctagtttcacacatcTAGCAGTATGATCGTCCTGCGGCAGGCGAGCCTGGGGATGATCACACTGCGCCATTGGGTGCAGCGTACTGTAAGCACGGGAAAAAAAAGAGTATAACTTTCCTGGGGCATCTACctgtcccccacagacgtcctgtgccctcgccaggaCGAAACGATCTTCTGGTCCCCCGCCATGGCTTACTTCCGTTTTTTTCCGACTTAATGCATATTGCACCTCCGCAGTACGCTCCCAGCGACGTAAGCGAGGATGCGCATAAactattaacccccccccccccccccccttacaataCTCAGTTAGCCtcctaaggaccacaggcttacacccccctagtgaccaggtgattttttacaattgaatgctctacagctcgctgcagagccatacaacttagcacacaaatgaatctgcctCCCGTCAacagtgtgataagtttagattacCCGTCACTCTGTACATGCACCGCGCTTATAGCAATTGGTTGTTTTAGCATTTGTTGCCATAGACATGCATGGATGCATAATACATGCGGTAATCACAGATCATTTGTCAACGCACTGCAGAGTTTGTGACAGGCTTGTGGCGATTTCGCTACTTCTGTTGCACCACATTGTAATAGTGTGTAAGCCTCCTTAGACTTACGATATATTGCCCTTGCAACAAACTGCGGTGAGGTAGAGTACAGCGATGCGATGTAtgaagtgtgaaagtagccttaaacttCTGGAAAAAGTCATGAGATTAATGGTTTTGTTATACTGCAGTTAGGTCAGTGCATTTGATCTGCCTTatgcctgcttcatcaggtcaagttAGTGCCAGAATATGGTAAGAGCTGGTCTTGGAGAATGGCACTGGTCACAATAGGAAATTCATTTTATCTGATGAAATGCATTTTATCTGATGAAATTGGCAAAATCACAAGATGTGACCACCTTTCCTAGAAGAAAGCCAAGAGATTAATGGATCAACATTAATCTCTTGGCTTTCTTCTAGGAAAGGTGGCCACATCTTGTGATTTTGCCAATTGGTAATGGTAATTTTGTCAATCGACCATCCCATTCGAAagttattgaattggatgaaaattggtgctgcaacaaGAATGCCTGAGCGACTATTTGCCGGAAATGTGTCTAATGTATCAATTATCAATtgagcaagctggaaaatctaggGCCAACATGGTGTGATCGGTTGTGCAGCGGTAACGGTGTGTGATATCAGGACAGGTAGCACACGCAACGGTACTCTCGGCCGATGTGTTAATGTGCCGTATCctccccctcccatccccccGGTACCAGCGCAGTAAAATCTCTCACCTTTCCCATTGCCGTGAATGTCCTGCTGCTCCCACTTCTTCCATTCACGTCCCATCTGTCTGCCATGGCACTGGCACGTTTCATCAAACATGTGCTCTGCGTGGTAGCCATGTGGGACGTGAATAGGATGAAAGCAGCTGTACACTCATGGCAGACAGACAGGTGAGATATTTTAATGCGCGGGCACCATGGAGGCACATTTGGTGGGCAGTGGCGGATGCAGCATCCCAAGTTTGATTCCTGTGAGATTTCATGCTGCAATCAATCGGGAAGCGGtctatggtgtatgggcagccaacagatctctctctgatcagagagagatctgtctcctgGTCGAACCTTAAAACCAAGGTGCATACCCATGCACAAAGGTTGTAACACAAagggatcaggactcaatcccCTTGGCGACCATTCGGGAGTCCAGTGTTGTACAGATTTACTTTACTCTGATATAACATAGCAAAGATTATGTTTCTatgaggaagggaggaggaacGACAGTCCAGTGCAGAACAAAGCAGCCTGTGGTgggaagtttaaagggaaccagagaggatgcaatatacatacctggggcttcctccagccccatacgcacggatcgctcccacgccgcactcctccgctgcctagatcagccgccaccgggtcccgtcattgccgcaagtcggccggcggacgcggccaattctccgcatcacagggtgctctccccatacagatacgcatgtggctgttaactgcgcagccgcatgcgtacatgtatggagggagcccctgtgatgcggacaattggccgcgtccgccggaagtgacgggcccggtaccggcggatccaggaagctgaggacggcggcgtgggagcgattcaggcttatagggctggaagaagccccaggtatgtataaaatctttttcttttttcacccccccccccccgttcctctctggttccctttaaagaggggaACAGTGTGGTCAGGAGTTGCTATCAATTAATGTGTTCTAGATCTGTTAACGGGCTTGGTAGACACGCTTGATTCTCAGTTGAGATGGCCATGCACAGCTGCCTCGGCCGAGTTTAGTAAAGCATATGTACGCACCTTCACTCTCCTCTTTACCGTGTTATGATTTAGTAACTTTATGGTGCCTCCTAACAGACCACTGCCTGCATGTATCAGGCCAGCCACTCTTAGTTCAGCTCATTGCTCTGTGTTTcccatttctgacattatttggtGATTGGATGTTCCTTACCCATGTGGTTTCTTGTGTGATAATAATATTTCTTTCTCTCCAGGTCACATTGGCAGTGGAGGATGCTACAGCCTGGGAACTACAGCCTGGTGCTTTCTCTGCAGTCTCTGCTCCTCCTGTATGACTTATTTGTAAATTCATTCTCAGAATTGCTGCGATCAGCTCCAGTTATTCAGCTTGTGCTCTTTATGTTAGTAACAATCTatttcattttttgggggggagggggggggcagcaatgTATTCCATTTACCTTTGTGTTCTCTGTCATTACAGATTACAGGATGTGGGCATCTTATTTGCAGCAATTGTCTTGTTCCTTATGCTTTTCAACACCTTTGTTTTCCAAGCTGGACTGCTGGGCTTGCTGTGCCAGCGATTCCAGGCCACAGTCATCCTCTGTGCTCTGCACTTGGCCCTCAGTGTAGCATTACACGTCTGGCTTATGGTAAGGATTGTCCCTTGTGATGTTTCTAAGTGGTATAATGATACAGGGTACCAGTTTAGCTTTATAAAACACACTTAGCATTTTATATTACAGAACAAAGGAAACCTAATAGCTTCCCACCATAATGTACCTTAGAAGTCACCATTTTCAGCACGTGTCCAAAAAAGATCAGCATGCTGAATTTTAGGACTTCATGCTCAGACTACAGAGGCATAAATGAATGATTTGCATGTCTCCATTCACTGTCCTGaatgggaatctgaagtgaaaatacatttatgatatattgaattgtatgtgtagtccagctaagaaatagaatattagtagcaaagatatgagtctcatattgtttccagtacaggaagagttaagaaacttcactttttATTTAtgctaaagagcttctctgaggttCTTTGACTAATTTGGTTGGCTACAGTGAAAgataacttcagataagattttactgcagtaaagttcaaagggtcattagctctgctctgtttcatagtttaaaatgcagagtgtagtctgtaaactgcaaatattagagaatgatgcaatgttatgaaaaaaaataaaaaaaaagctatataccgtatatactcgcaagcaagccgaatttttgacccacaaaaagtgggtcaaaagttggggggtcggcttgcttgcgagtgatgtgccTGAGGGTCGTCCCCCGCCCTCTAccacccgctccccccgcggccgctgctattaccttagctccgcggcttcctattcccctgtcaTGCTCttcattcacagcagctcgccccacggtggctgctgcgtgatgacggaggaagtgcagagagaggttcccatagtaaccaggaagccgctctctgccactttctccgtcatcacgcagcagccaccgtggggcgagctgctgtgaatgaaGAGCAGGACAagggaataggaagccgcggagctaaggtaatagcagcggccgcggggggagcgggtgggagagggcggggggctaaactctctaacctgggcactttacaagctatcctgggcacgatacaagctatcctgggcactatactagctatcctgggcactatactagctatcctgggcactatactagctatcctggtcactataccagctatcctgggcactatactagctatcctgggcactatacctgctatcctgggcactatacctgctatcctgggcactatactagctatcctgggcactatactagctatcctgggcactatactagctatcctgggcactatacctgctatcctgggcactatactagctatcctgggcactatactagctatcctgggcactatacctgctatcctgggcactatactagctatcctggtcactataccagctatcctgggcactatactagctatcctgggcactatactagctatcctgggcactatacctgctatcctgggcactatacctgctatcctgggcactatacctgctatcctggtcactataccagctatcctgggcactataccagctatcctgggcactataccagctatcctgggcactatactagctatcctggtcactatactagctatcctggtcactatactagctatcctgggcactatactagctatcctgggcactatacctgctatcctggtcactatactagctatcctgggcactataccagctatcctgggcactatactagctatcctgggcactatactagctatcctgggcatgatactagctatactgaggcactaccttcccatactgggcactatactagctatactgggacacactaggggggatcatgcggccagcattcctacccccggcttatatgagggtcaatcattttttcctggtttttcaggcaaaagttgggggtcggctaatatgcgggtcggcttgcttgcgagtatatacggtaactgaaaataaaaatatgagactcatttctttgctacttattttttttttttgctttagtgttacttgaagtgatgcattatggtctTGCCTTCTGGACACTTGGTAGAAGGGATGGCCTGCTATTTCCTTATGTTTTAACACTTAGCAGccaatttagaggcttgcaagtgctccaggtcaatttatttttgcacattttttatttgttacatttccctgcttctaattagtactgctgtaatgtgtatttatggccacttgtcactagggggcagtgtaagacaataacagaggacttttgatttcagtttctatattttctgctagtggaGAGAGATAAAAGCATCCCAAGAATTTACAGTACAataagttctgctgactgaggtcaaacacagtgcacttatctcaaacaaactaagcaaaaaaaacccacaaaaacctCACCATGGAAAATCCTTGCCAAGACATGAACTACAGAGAATACACCTTAACTGGGTAGTGTTCCTTGTCACTCCCACAAGCTATACTCCATATGAAATACAACCCTCCTGCTGGTGAAGGCCAAACAGTCGGAAaccgatatctaaaaaaaaaaataaaaaaaaaaacaacttctgtAAAGTACAGAGCAGTTGTATCCAGAATTCTTTCTCCCCGGGTAACCTGCTGAGAATGGAGCTGTGACGGGGGACACATAAGCttcctggggctggaggaaaccccaggtaagtaaagctgttTTTTGCATTTTGCCTGTTATTTCCTTGAAGTTTAAgtgagcaaaaacaaaagtttactGAAATCTTTAAAGAATGAGGTTCAGATCATCTGTCAAATATTTCAATATCCATTTCTAAAAATGACTTGCCCATGTTCATTATGTTTAGACAGAAATGAGAAAAGTATTGATGTGAATTATTGGAGGGTACCTGAGTTATGTGCAGAGCATTGCCTGAAAATGGGCATGTTCTGAGCTCTTTAGCAAGCTTAGCTGCTTAATGAACTCAGGAATTGTGGGCTGGGCAAAAAGTAATTCGGCTCTTTTTTCTAGCTGTCCATCTGTGTTTGTATTGCATGAAAGGGGCTCTTTaacgtggatctgagataaattttactcattgcataattgtgcttctttcatatagtttatagggcattcctcaagccaaatacttttttgttttaatactctaattccctattaactaaacaagcctcacccacagctttttagagtgccttggcattttcagacagtagcaagggcttatgggagctcagtctgggcaggaggagggggagatgttactagccagagatttcacaggcagaggatgagggggaattaggttttcacaggctgagggctcgagatgcagatcagcttgcctgtgtgtaatgtttacaaacagaatatagccgctgtcgtatcacaggaagaaataatcatattctgttgaagctgtttgcagctagatttgctgtgtaaattatctaaactttagataagatatatagacaagttacttgttatagtttgtttttcatttcAGATCCGTTTTAATGTACTGTAAATGGGAGCACAGCGATATTATGATAGGTGCTGAGGTGTTCCAGGGCTGTTTCTAGGCCAAAAAGCATAGAGAggatacccccagtattaggtagccagagggggcactcccagtaaaggtagccaggcagccctgcagtataggttgccagagagGACACTCCCACTGTAGGTAGACAGACTGGCCAGACCAGGCTCACCTACTATAGCTGTAGCTAGAGAAGGCccctccaagtataggtagccagagagtgggccccagtatagggagccaaagAGAgaccccccttcccagtatagggagccagagaggatGCCCCATCCCCATGCAGGGTGCACATAGAGGGGGTGAAAAACTCACCTCTATGTGATCCAGCAGAAACATGCAACCCCTCTCAATACTCTCCTCCTAGCTGCCCCGTCTCTATGGTGTGTATGGTGAATGCCGTCTGACACAATGTGATTCCATACTTTATTTTTTTCAGGGAACTCCGAGCCTAAAAATAATTAGAGGGCAATAGAGAAATGTGCACACAGTCACTAAAGAAGTGTCGTATTTCCTCAGATCAgcttatcctccccccccccccccccaacaggaaGTCTTATTAACAGTGAAAGCATCATACAAAAGAATATGAAAAGACAATAACAGACATGGAACAATTAATTATACATCTTACCAAGTAAAatactgtaacttttttttttacttaagtatccctttaagtgactcAGTAATCTGTATAATATCTTGTACTATATTCTCTGCTCAGAACCTTCGCTGGAAGAGTGAGAATGTCTTCATCTGGTCAGATGGACTCCTGGCATTGTTTGTTCTGCAGAGAGTGGGTGAGTTCTTATTTTGGTGTTGGGCCTTCTTCTTTTGCTGATATTGAACCATTGCACAGAAATAGATTATCATTGTCCAATATGAACTCTTTTAGGTGAGTGGGATTGGAAACAATTATATGTATGAGCTCCTTGAGCATTTTCAAATAACTCCGATAGAGGAACCAGATTGTAAATGGCCTGATTCAATCTGGTAATAGTAATGTATGCTTGGCCAACTCCAACATACTTGTTcctgaaatacatttttactagACAGAAAGACTGTTCCATGATTGGATCATGTCTGACAAGCTGCCGTGTTAAAGGGAATCttgaaggggcactacagcgaaaaactgtaaaatttaaaatatgtgcaaacatatacaaataagaagtacattttttccagagtaaaatgagccatacattacttttctcctataatgctgtcacttacagtaggcagtagaaatctgacagaagtgacaggttttggactagttcatctcttcataggggattctcagcaaggcttttattctttataaagatattccctaaaaagcatttaaacaatgatgctggccagcttccctgctccctacacagttttttggcagttgcacagagcaactgccattcactaagtgcttttgaaaataaatatatccctgagaatcccctacatAGAGATGgaatagtctaaaacctgtcacttctatcagatttctactacctactgtaagtgacagcaacataggagaaaagtaatttatggctcattttactctggaaaaaatgtacttcttatttgtatatgtttgcacatattttaagttttacagtttttcgctctagtgcccctttaaggaaaattaaaaaaaggattttaacttacctggggcttcttccagccccctggactcctACTGTGCACACAACGTTCTCCTGATCCCCTCCCGGCCTTGGCGACGACCCCCGCAAAGCTAGGCTGTCGCCGCCAGTTGTCATGAGCCGCGCGCACCCTGGTCGCGCTCCCGGCATCAGGAGCGTTCTGAGCATGCACAGTAGCGAATTACCCTGTATTGCCAAAAGTTTTGGAATGCTTTCAAAATCAttgaatctaatgctgggcatacacggctcaattttgccgctcgatttcgcgCCCGATCATTTTCCGTGCTCTATTCTgcaggcaattctcttatcttccgctcatttttcttatcttttcccactgtcctccatgcagaatcgagcgcggaaacgatcgggccagagatcggacatgtcagaaattatctattgagccatctaaatggcttagaatcgagccatgtattcccagcattagttttcTAATCAGTTCCATGGCCACAGATGAATAAGACCAAGCACCTAGCCATGCAGACTACTTCTATAAACATTTGTGAAAGAGTGGgttctgttaaagcggacctgaactcagaactcctctctgctctacaagataaaCAAAAGCATAATAACGAGGAgaccgccagcgcataccactaaggctgcatctgaaatgatcaccagctcagtgtgtagcacctaaatagattttctgcacatttcgcattcaattcagatgcaaatcatatgcaaatctgctactacttatcatgtaaacaggaaactcagaaggaggggctgggagcagctaacctgacagttacacagttacaaagttaaggaaaggtggggggaaaggctgcgcatccctaaacacatgctgcaattgaatggttaatcgcacaggcatacaccgcctctgctagactgaaaaatgcatgccctgcatccaagacaagtgctaacatttattaaactaggaggaactttagcttccaataacctttaaacaaaaaacatttctttgttgcagctcttacaaatcctaaaataaatttgcactgtCTCTATTTCCTaatccatggaagcagacatattgttaacatcctgtgctttcaaatgaacttatctgccatggcagtcatgtggcgTCAAATCACAacctgtgattagacacaaatgaaggggaattagacaggctaaactcttaaacctcttgaggaccacagtgattaacccccctaaagaccaggtcttttattgtgaaaatggccactgcagctttaaggccaagctgcagggccgcacaacacagcacacgagtgattccccccaccttttccccccaccaacagagctctctgttggtggggtctgatcgctccccagttgtttatttttttattataaatatttacagtcactttttttttttataaatatgtattttttctccctcccccagccagcctatcacagcgatgcgctgcttcagcctatcactgccgatctctcttttgtgccccagggggacagccatgtcgcacggctgtccccagtacagcgctgtacatgctaattagacgGCGAATACGCCTTCTAACTGTcgcccgagcggcgattgccgatcGGAGATTGAAGGcggggtggggcggagctccgcccctcaagcaggagatatgCGCACACCctgtgtgcgatctcctgcagtagccggccccaggacctgacgccagttggcgttaggcggtcctaaggctgccgccgcgttcacgcccattggcgtgacacggtcgtcAGGTagttgaatacatacagggtgcatttcaatatgttttctttctgtcctgtgtccACTTCAATCATCAGTCTTGAAGGAACAACTACATTTTACTAAggactatgattttttttttcgtatTCCTCTTTATTGTGTCAAAGCTTatatttaggcctggttcacattgcatAAAAACCGTAGCGTTAATCGGAGCGTAGAAGCGCATCTGTGGACGGATGCAATGCATTTCattgggaaagttcacattggtaTTTTAAAACGGATCCGCTTCCTACGTTCCGCTAAACTGATAGGACGTTCCCAACCTGTACCATTTTTCACGGAACTGACACGGACCTGAacgcaatgtatctcaatggaaaaCGGACAATACTGATCCCATTGGCTAGAAAACATACCTGAATCGTACCAAaagatcacttcctgttttgattTTCTCTACTTCCGGGGCACAGATCGATGCACACCACGCCAGACACAGCAGGTTTCCAGGCTGGCTGTCTGCTGCATAGGCCCAGCAACATAGGCCCATTACAAGCCACATCACCCATCCAGAACTACAACTCAATAGATAAAAACAACTACTGAAACCATCCCCCTCTCCAACCCCATCCTGGCCAACCCCTTTCTCTTCCCCATTGTCTATTTACCATACGTTTTCGTTCATACTGTACTGGAACAGAACGTATGCAAAATGGTTGTAAAACGTGAACAAAACGTATGGAAACGTATCGAACTGAACGGAGAACGGATCCGTTTTGTCGGATCCGTCCCGGATCAGGtacaatgtgaaccaggcctaatacTGCTACTAGACTGCAGCCAGGAATACCTCCCCAACCTTAACTGTGAAAAATTGCTGCACGAATGATC from Hyperolius riggenbachi isolate aHypRig1 chromosome 11, aHypRig1.pri, whole genome shotgun sequence includes:
- the LOC137538908 gene encoding transmembrane protein 138-like isoform X1, whose protein sequence is MLMSHWQWRMLQPGNYSLVLSLQSLLLLYDLFVNSFSELLRSAPVIQLVLFILQDVGILFAAIVLFLMLFNTFVFQAGLLGLLCQRFQATVILCALHLALSVALHVWLMNLRWKSENVFIWSDGLLALFVLQRVVAVFYFYFYKRTTLSLGDSRYYHDSLWLRSEFARFRG
- the LOC137538908 gene encoding transmembrane protein 138-like isoform X2 — its product is MLQPGNYSLVLSLQSLLLLYDLFVNSFSELLRSAPVIQLVLFILQDVGILFAAIVLFLMLFNTFVFQAGLLGLLCQRFQATVILCALHLALSVALHVWLMNLRWKSENVFIWSDGLLALFVLQRVVAVFYFYFYKRTTLSLGDSRYYHDSLWLRSEFARFRG